A window of Chitinophaga sp. MM2321 contains these coding sequences:
- a CDS encoding 2-oxoglutarate dehydrogenase E1 component, which yields MKDFSFVTNSHPAYIESLYQDFVKDPNSVDPDWVKFFEGFDFAVSNTNGKAVSAAPAAVTSGALPVTGDQLVKELGVYRLIQAYRKKGHLIAKTNPIRERKDRRANLDLPSFGLSDADLKTEFFASTTIGLGKATLENIVAYLQKIYAGSVGIQYTYINDRIKAKWLEKEFEAVMTKPLSLEQRRRILEKLNQGVIFEKFLHTKYIGQKRFGLEGGESTIPALDAMINVAAEYGVQESVIGMAHRGRLSVLANILGKTYEQIFNEFEGLAVPDMTMGSGDVKYHLGFRSQITTPTGKAVNLQLMPNPSHLEVVDPVVIGFARSKADVNYDSDYDKILPILIHGDAALAGQGIVYEVAQMSKLKGYYTGGTIHFVINNQIGFTTDFDDARSSDYCTSVASIVQAPVFHVNGDDAEAVVKVSQLAARYRQEFNEDIYVDMVCYRKHGHNEGDEPKFTQPSLYALIDKHPNPREVYTQYLLNDGESDAQALAKEMEKGFWDELQARLDEVKQHPLPYSNQKPEEWWQALRKATPQDFESSPATAIKEADFKRLFDGLMQWPEKFVPLRKVSKLLQDKIKLYQEEGKVDWATGELLAYASLLIEGKDVRMSGEDVKRGTFSHRHAVLFDENTNETYNRLTHFEDNQGKFRIYNSLLSEYGVLGFEYGYAMATPNSLVVWEAQYGDFVNGAQTVTDQYIISAEQKWTTQNGLVMLLPHGYEGGGPDHSNARPERFLQTCAEENMVVTNITTAANFFHALRRQLTWQFRKPLINFSPKANLRHAGSYSAMEEFTQGGFKEVLDDPFIEDVTLVKKVLLCTGKMYFDLSDKQGKDDRKDVAIVRLEQLYPLPVKQLEAIAQKYKGATFFWVQEEPLNMGAAAYLQMNLKQINYGVISRNPSASTATGYAKVHTREQQQIIDTAFNI from the coding sequence ATGAAGGACTTCTCATTTGTCACCAACTCGCATCCGGCATACATTGAATCGTTATACCAGGATTTTGTCAAAGATCCCAATTCCGTAGACCCTGACTGGGTAAAATTTTTTGAAGGATTTGATTTTGCAGTATCCAACACCAACGGAAAAGCTGTAAGTGCAGCCCCCGCAGCAGTAACCAGCGGTGCATTGCCGGTGACAGGCGATCAGCTTGTCAAGGAACTGGGCGTATATCGCCTGATCCAGGCATATCGTAAAAAGGGACATCTGATTGCTAAAACCAATCCTATCCGCGAAAGAAAAGACAGAAGAGCTAACCTGGACCTCCCCAGCTTCGGACTGAGCGATGCTGATCTCAAAACTGAATTTTTTGCCAGCACCACCATCGGACTCGGCAAAGCAACACTGGAAAACATTGTAGCCTACCTGCAAAAAATTTATGCAGGTTCTGTAGGCATCCAATATACTTATATCAACGACCGCATCAAGGCAAAATGGCTGGAAAAGGAATTTGAAGCCGTTATGACCAAGCCGCTGTCGCTGGAACAACGCCGCCGCATTCTGGAAAAGCTGAACCAGGGCGTTATCTTCGAAAAATTCTTACACACCAAATACATCGGTCAGAAACGTTTTGGCCTGGAAGGTGGCGAATCCACCATCCCCGCACTGGATGCCATGATCAACGTAGCCGCTGAATACGGCGTACAGGAATCCGTGATCGGTATGGCACACCGTGGCCGCCTGAGCGTACTGGCTAACATCCTCGGTAAAACATACGAGCAAATCTTCAATGAATTTGAAGGACTGGCCGTTCCTGATATGACCATGGGCAGCGGTGACGTGAAATATCACCTGGGCTTCCGCTCACAGATAACCACGCCCACCGGTAAAGCCGTTAATCTCCAACTGATGCCTAACCCTTCCCACCTGGAAGTGGTAGACCCAGTGGTGATAGGTTTTGCACGCAGTAAGGCGGATGTGAACTACGACAGTGACTATGATAAAATATTGCCTATCCTTATTCACGGTGACGCCGCGTTAGCCGGACAGGGCATTGTGTATGAAGTGGCACAGATGAGCAAACTGAAAGGTTACTACACCGGTGGTACCATTCACTTTGTTATCAACAACCAGATCGGTTTTACCACTGATTTTGATGATGCACGCTCCTCAGACTACTGTACCAGCGTGGCTTCTATTGTACAGGCGCCTGTATTCCATGTGAATGGTGATGATGCGGAAGCTGTGGTAAAAGTATCACAACTGGCTGCCCGTTATCGCCAGGAATTCAATGAAGATATTTATGTAGACATGGTTTGCTACCGTAAACACGGCCATAACGAAGGGGATGAGCCTAAATTTACGCAACCCAGTCTGTATGCATTAATCGATAAACACCCCAACCCGCGTGAAGTATATACCCAGTACCTGCTGAACGACGGTGAATCCGATGCACAGGCATTGGCCAAAGAAATGGAAAAAGGCTTCTGGGATGAATTACAGGCCCGCCTGGATGAAGTAAAACAACATCCGCTGCCTTATTCCAATCAGAAACCCGAAGAATGGTGGCAGGCATTACGCAAGGCCACACCGCAGGATTTTGAATCTTCACCGGCAACAGCTATCAAAGAAGCAGACTTTAAACGCCTGTTCGATGGACTGATGCAATGGCCGGAGAAATTTGTTCCGCTCCGTAAAGTGAGCAAACTGTTGCAGGATAAGATCAAACTGTACCAGGAAGAGGGCAAAGTAGACTGGGCTACCGGCGAATTACTGGCCTATGCCAGTCTCCTGATTGAAGGAAAAGATGTGAGAATGAGTGGAGAAGATGTGAAACGTGGTACTTTCTCTCACCGTCATGCGGTATTGTTTGATGAAAATACCAACGAAACGTACAACCGTCTTACTCATTTCGAGGATAACCAGGGTAAATTCAGGATTTACAACTCTTTACTGAGTGAATATGGTGTATTGGGATTTGAATATGGTTATGCCATGGCTACTCCTAACAGCCTGGTAGTATGGGAAGCGCAGTATGGCGACTTTGTAAACGGTGCGCAAACTGTTACTGACCAGTATATCATCAGTGCAGAACAGAAATGGACAACACAGAACGGACTGGTGATGTTGCTGCCACACGGTTACGAAGGCGGCGGACCGGATCACTCCAATGCCCGCCCGGAACGTTTTCTGCAAACATGTGCCGAAGAAAATATGGTGGTCACCAATATTACAACGGCAGCCAACTTCTTCCACGCGCTGCGCAGGCAGTTGACATGGCAGTTCCGCAAACCGCTGATCAATTTCTCCCCGAAAGCAAACCTGCGTCATGCGGGGTCATATTCTGCCATGGAAGAATTTACGCAGGGAGGATTTAAGGAAGTGCTGGATGATCCGTTCATCGAAGATGTAACCCTGGTGAAAAAGGTACTGTTGTGTACAGGTAAGATGTATTTTGACCTGAGCGATAAACAAGGCAAAGATGATCGTAAAGATGTGGCTATTGTGCGACTGGAACAACTGTATCCGTTACCGGTGAAGCAACTGGAAGCGATTGCGCAGAAATATAAAGGGGCTACTTTTTTCTGGGTACAGGAAGAACCGCTGAACATGGGCGCCGCTGCATATCTGCAGATGAATCTCAAACAGATCAACTACGGTGTTATCAGTCGTAATCCAAGTGCGTCCACTGCTACCGGTTATGCTAAAGTGCATACCCGTGAGCAGCAGCAGATTATTGATACAGCATTTAACATCTAA
- the odhB gene encoding 2-oxoglutarate dehydrogenase complex dihydrolipoyllysine-residue succinyltransferase, with protein sequence MVIEIKVPTVGESISEVTIAKWLKKDGDYVQQDEVLCEMESEKATFELNAEKAGTLKISAAEGATLKIGEVACTIDTAAEAPAQEAAAPAAAAAPVAAAPEAAPVAAPAPAAPAVNKGTIEMKVPTVGESISEVTLVKWTKKDGDYVERDEVVCELESEKATFELNAEEAGVLIIVAKEGDTLNIGDIACKIDTSAARPAGTAPAAAPAAKQAPAAPQPQQAPVTSIPNDIKTSPVAAAVIADKQVDATSIKGSGAHGKIMKDDVYAALQNPGVAIGQEMFTRQERREKMSNLRKTVSRRLVEAKNTTAMLTTFNEVDMTNIMALRAKYKEVFKKQHEVNLGFMSFFTKACCFALQEFPTVNAYIDGEELVYHDFCDISIAVSAPKGLVVPVIRNAESLDMAGIEKKVVELATKARDNKLTLPEMTGGTFTITNGGVFGSLMSTPIINIPQSAILGMHKIQERPMAVNGQVVIRQMMYLALSYDHRIIDGRESVSFLVRVKEMLENPEQLLFGKDPLKALLKL encoded by the coding sequence ATGGTTATCGAAATCAAAGTCCCTACGGTAGGAGAATCTATTAGCGAGGTAACAATTGCAAAGTGGTTGAAAAAAGACGGAGATTATGTGCAGCAGGATGAAGTGTTGTGTGAGATGGAGTCTGAGAAAGCGACCTTCGAACTGAATGCGGAAAAAGCAGGTACCCTGAAGATTTCTGCGGCCGAAGGCGCCACGCTGAAGATCGGAGAAGTGGCCTGTACTATTGATACAGCTGCTGAAGCCCCGGCCCAGGAAGCCGCCGCACCCGCTGCTGCAGCCGCACCGGTAGCCGCCGCTCCCGAAGCTGCCCCGGTTGCAGCTCCTGCACCCGCAGCCCCCGCTGTCAATAAAGGAACCATTGAAATGAAAGTGCCTACGGTAGGAGAATCTATCAGTGAAGTAACGTTGGTAAAGTGGACAAAGAAAGATGGTGATTATGTAGAACGTGATGAAGTGGTATGTGAACTGGAATCAGAGAAAGCCACTTTTGAGCTGAATGCAGAAGAAGCCGGTGTACTGATCATCGTAGCAAAAGAAGGAGATACTTTAAACATAGGCGATATCGCCTGTAAAATAGATACCAGTGCTGCCAGGCCGGCAGGTACCGCTCCGGCGGCTGCTCCTGCTGCAAAACAGGCACCCGCGGCTCCACAGCCACAACAGGCGCCTGTTACCAGTATTCCCAATGATATCAAAACATCGCCGGTAGCTGCAGCAGTCATCGCTGATAAGCAGGTAGATGCTACCAGTATCAAAGGTTCCGGTGCACATGGCAAGATCATGAAGGACGATGTATATGCTGCCCTGCAAAATCCAGGTGTAGCTATCGGCCAGGAAATGTTTACCCGCCAGGAACGCCGTGAAAAAATGAGCAACCTGCGTAAAACAGTTTCCCGCCGCCTGGTGGAAGCCAAAAATACCACGGCCATGCTGACTACCTTCAATGAGGTAGACATGACCAACATCATGGCGCTGCGTGCCAAATACAAAGAAGTATTCAAGAAGCAACATGAGGTGAACCTGGGCTTTATGAGCTTCTTCACCAAAGCCTGCTGCTTTGCCTTACAGGAATTCCCGACCGTAAATGCCTACATCGATGGAGAAGAACTGGTATATCATGACTTCTGCGATATATCTATTGCCGTATCAGCACCAAAAGGTTTAGTCGTTCCCGTTATCCGCAATGCCGAGAGCCTGGATATGGCCGGTATTGAAAAGAAAGTGGTGGAACTGGCTACCAAAGCGCGCGACAACAAACTGACATTGCCTGAAATGACCGGCGGTACTTTCACCATCACCAATGGTGGTGTATTTGGTTCATTAATGAGCACACCTATCATTAATATCCCGCAGTCGGCTATCCTGGGAATGCACAAAATACAGGAACGTCCTATGGCCGTAAATGGTCAGGTGGTGATCCGTCAGATGATGTACCTGGCATTGAGCTACGATCACCGGATCATTGATGGCCGTGAGTCAGTAAGCTTCCTGGTGAGAGTGAAAGAGATGCTGGAAAATCCTGAGCAACTGTTGTTCGGAAAAGACCCGCTGAAGGCGTTGCTGAAACTCTGA
- a CDS encoding RsmB/NOP family class I SAM-dependent RNA methyltransferase yields the protein MTRWENYLASAEKIIGTYQGSLPLHHFLKSFFKEHPYMGSRDRRWISQLVYHYFRLGHWGKELPLRERILTGTFLCETQSSDWLNALHPAWNEQIQLPLEEKKALIAAPLSPQTIFPFTDDLSEEIDASAFAYTFLQQPRLFIRVRNNRLDKVLQLLEKATVPYEVFDNKATVALPNGTKIEEIVPEKSWYEVQDASSQQTGELFQPGKQERWWDCCAASGGKSILLKDQQPGVQLLVSDVRRSILENLQQRFAAAGIKHYEARVADLTAESFAASMGEQQFDGIILDAPCSGSGTWGRTPESLTFFKREEILKYQQLQKSIAHTVIPFVKKGGVLIYITCSVFRQENEEVVKYIEENSALRKQAGGVIKGYHTGADTMYAVRFS from the coding sequence ATGACGCGTTGGGAGAATTATTTAGCATCAGCAGAAAAAATTATCGGCACTTACCAGGGAAGCCTGCCTTTACATCATTTTCTAAAATCCTTTTTCAAGGAGCATCCTTACATGGGAAGCCGCGACCGGCGCTGGATTTCGCAGCTGGTATATCATTACTTCCGCCTGGGTCACTGGGGTAAGGAACTCCCTTTGCGGGAACGCATTTTAACCGGTACTTTCCTTTGTGAAACACAGTCCAGCGACTGGCTGAATGCCCTGCATCCCGCATGGAATGAGCAGATCCAATTGCCATTGGAAGAAAAAAAAGCCCTGATAGCTGCTCCATTATCACCACAAACTATTTTTCCTTTTACGGATGATTTATCGGAAGAGATAGACGCTTCCGCTTTCGCCTATACTTTTCTGCAACAGCCCCGGTTATTTATCCGTGTGCGGAATAACAGGCTGGATAAGGTATTGCAGCTGCTGGAAAAAGCTACTGTACCGTATGAAGTTTTTGATAATAAAGCAACGGTGGCATTACCCAATGGTACTAAAATAGAAGAGATCGTACCAGAGAAAAGCTGGTATGAAGTGCAGGATGCTTCCAGTCAGCAGACAGGCGAACTATTTCAGCCGGGAAAGCAGGAACGTTGGTGGGATTGCTGCGCTGCCAGTGGCGGAAAATCCATTCTGCTGAAAGATCAGCAACCGGGTGTGCAGCTGTTGGTTAGTGATGTACGCAGGTCTATCCTGGAAAACCTGCAACAACGTTTTGCCGCCGCCGGGATAAAGCATTATGAAGCGCGTGTGGCGGATCTTACTGCCGAGAGTTTTGCGGCTTCCATGGGGGAGCAGCAATTTGACGGCATCATCCTTGATGCGCCCTGTAGTGGCTCCGGCACCTGGGGACGTACACCGGAAAGCCTGACTTTCTTTAAAAGAGAAGAGATCCTCAAATACCAGCAGCTACAAAAAAGTATAGCCCACACCGTTATTCCTTTTGTGAAGAAAGGAGGGGTGCTGATTTATATTACCTGTTCTGTTTTCAGGCAGGAGAATGAGGAAGTGGTGAAGTATATAGAAGAAAACAGCGCCTTGCGCAAACAGGCAGGCGGGGTGATAAAAGGCTACCATACAGGAGCTGATACGATGTATGCAGTGAGGTTTTCGTAG
- a CDS encoding GNAT family protein, translating into MQQLPETFPVLHTPALDLIGLTSQHAIDLFQLFNDKRVTEFYNVVPLDSAQDAAKIIDYLNRRFKDKLGIRWGIALKGQQRIIGTIGFNSFPQANRAVIVYALAYDQQRRGLMTEAIQEIIRYGFQELHINRIEAEVMPGNTASEKVLAKTGFRHEGFLREWMLWEDKYYDINMWAILKRDKT; encoded by the coding sequence ATGCAGCAACTACCGGAAACATTCCCCGTATTACATACACCAGCTCTCGACCTCATCGGGCTCACATCACAACATGCTATCGATCTTTTCCAGCTTTTTAACGATAAGCGGGTAACAGAATTTTATAACGTTGTCCCATTGGACTCAGCACAGGATGCCGCAAAGATCATCGATTACCTCAACCGCCGCTTTAAAGATAAACTCGGCATCCGGTGGGGCATCGCACTGAAAGGCCAGCAACGCATTATAGGTACCATCGGGTTTAATAGTTTTCCACAGGCCAACAGGGCCGTTATCGTATATGCATTAGCGTATGACCAGCAACGCCGGGGCCTCATGACCGAAGCGATACAGGAAATCATCCGGTATGGCTTCCAGGAACTGCACATAAACCGGATAGAGGCCGAAGTAATGCCCGGTAACACCGCTTCAGAAAAAGTACTGGCAAAAACCGGATTCAGACACGAAGGATTTCTCCGGGAATGGATGTTATGGGAAGATAAATATTATGATATTAATATGTGGGCAATACTGAAGAGAGATAAAACCTGA
- the mnmA gene encoding tRNA 2-thiouridine(34) synthase MnmA, with amino-acid sequence MSKHGKVLVAMSGGIDSTVTALMLHEQGYEVVGITMKTWDYAAAGSSKKETGCCNLDSFNDARAAAVHHGFPHFVLDIRDEFGDFVINNFVEEYIAGRTPNPCVLCNTHIKWRALMKRADAMDCEFIATGHYGQIRRHDNGRMVISKGVDETKDQSYVLWGIQQDVLARTMLPLGGYRKTAIRQMAFDFGYPELAKKAESYEICFVPDNDYRGFLKRKVEGLEERVNGGNFVLADGTIIGKHKGYPFYTIGQRKGLDIALGRPVFVTEIIPETNTIVLGNEDELQKNEMFVSGINMGKYDTIPEGMEAITKIRYKDPGALSSLHHENGKVKVDFFEHVKGIAPGQSAVFYEGDDVIGGGVIQRGAIVL; translated from the coding sequence ATGAGCAAGCATGGTAAAGTGCTGGTAGCCATGAGTGGTGGTATAGACAGTACCGTTACAGCGTTGATGTTGCATGAACAAGGGTATGAAGTGGTGGGGATCACCATGAAAACCTGGGATTATGCCGCTGCGGGTTCCAGTAAAAAGGAAACCGGCTGCTGTAACCTTGATTCTTTTAATGATGCCCGCGCAGCCGCGGTGCACCACGGATTTCCGCATTTCGTGCTGGATATCCGGGATGAATTCGGGGATTTTGTGATCAATAACTTTGTAGAGGAATATATCGCAGGACGCACACCTAACCCTTGTGTACTCTGCAATACACATATAAAATGGCGTGCACTGATGAAACGTGCAGACGCCATGGATTGTGAATTTATTGCAACCGGCCACTATGGCCAGATCCGCCGGCATGACAATGGCCGGATGGTGATCAGCAAAGGCGTTGACGAAACAAAAGACCAGAGTTACGTGCTATGGGGCATCCAACAGGATGTGCTCGCCCGTACCATGCTGCCGCTGGGTGGATACCGCAAAACAGCGATCAGGCAGATGGCTTTTGACTTCGGGTATCCCGAACTGGCTAAAAAAGCAGAAAGCTATGAGATCTGCTTTGTACCCGACAACGATTACCGCGGATTTCTGAAGCGGAAAGTAGAAGGATTGGAAGAGCGGGTCAACGGAGGCAATTTTGTGCTGGCAGACGGCACGATCATCGGTAAACACAAAGGTTACCCTTTTTACACCATTGGTCAGCGTAAAGGACTTGATATCGCCCTTGGACGCCCGGTATTCGTGACAGAAATCATCCCGGAAACAAATACCATCGTATTGGGCAATGAAGATGAACTGCAAAAGAATGAAATGTTTGTCAGCGGCATCAACATGGGCAAATACGACACCATCCCCGAAGGAATGGAAGCCATCACCAAGATCCGTTACAAAGACCCGGGTGCACTCAGCAGCCTTCATCATGAAAACGGTAAAGTGAAAGTGGACTTCTTTGAACACGTAAAAGGTATCGCACCGGGACAGTCAGCTGTATTCTACGAAGGAGACGACGTAATAGGCGGTGGTGTGATCCAGCGCGGCGCAATAGTGCTTTGA
- a CDS encoding tagaturonate reductase, producing the protein MTQILNKEYVLNQTGSGVYEKSFNFPEKILQFGTGVLLRGLVDYLVDKANRKSFFEGRIVVVKSTDGGTSEFTEQDNLFTTHIKGVAQGEIVDKLLINSSISRVLQSNAEWEAVLDAVHQPSLQIIISNTTEVGIQYVAEKISGGTPASYPGKLLSVLWERYEYFQGNPDTGFVIVPTELVVDNGILLKDIVLKLAAYNEMPAAFIKWLHTENHFCNSLVDRIVPGKPRNLAEQEQKVGYTDKLWIEVEPFLLWAIEGDDYIRSVLSFYRGDERMMIKPSITPFREQKLRILNGSHTVSVPLAYLSGLNTVAECMEDDYMNHFFREVILQEILPTIEESCPLAPAFAKDVLDRFANPFIAHKLISITFQESAKMNARNVRTLVRYFDKYKKLPEHMCLGFAAMLLFLKPTRIEGGKYYGSRGTEEYVITDDNAGIFAEHWNNHTSIQQLVEHVCADERLWESDLATIPGFTAIVSSHLEALQQEGVKQFMDLMKQKK; encoded by the coding sequence ATGACACAGATATTAAATAAGGAATACGTATTAAATCAGACAGGTTCCGGCGTTTATGAAAAGTCGTTCAATTTCCCGGAAAAAATTCTGCAATTCGGTACAGGCGTGCTTTTACGCGGCCTGGTAGATTACCTTGTAGACAAGGCCAACCGGAAAAGCTTCTTCGAAGGACGCATTGTTGTAGTGAAATCCACCGATGGAGGTACCAGCGAATTTACTGAACAAGATAACCTTTTCACAACGCACATCAAAGGTGTTGCGCAGGGGGAGATCGTTGACAAATTACTGATAAATTCTTCTATTAGCCGGGTATTGCAATCGAATGCAGAATGGGAAGCCGTATTGGATGCGGTACACCAGCCCTCTCTGCAAATCATCATTTCCAATACTACAGAAGTGGGGATTCAGTATGTGGCAGAAAAGATTTCCGGCGGCACACCGGCTTCTTACCCGGGCAAGTTATTGTCTGTATTATGGGAGCGGTATGAATATTTTCAGGGTAACCCCGATACCGGATTTGTAATTGTACCGACGGAACTGGTAGTCGACAACGGTATATTACTGAAAGACATCGTACTGAAGCTGGCCGCTTATAATGAGATGCCTGCCGCATTTATAAAATGGCTCCATACGGAAAACCATTTTTGTAATTCGCTGGTAGACCGGATTGTACCGGGTAAGCCCCGCAACCTGGCGGAGCAGGAGCAAAAGGTCGGTTATACAGATAAATTATGGATTGAAGTAGAACCCTTCCTTTTATGGGCGATTGAAGGAGATGATTATATCCGTTCTGTACTTTCTTTTTACAGGGGAGATGAACGGATGATGATAAAACCCAGCATTACGCCTTTCCGTGAGCAGAAGCTGCGTATCCTCAATGGCAGCCATACCGTGTCGGTACCACTGGCCTACCTGTCGGGATTAAATACCGTAGCCGAATGCATGGAGGATGATTATATGAACCACTTCTTCCGCGAAGTGATTCTCCAGGAGATCCTGCCTACCATCGAGGAATCCTGCCCGCTGGCGCCTGCCTTTGCAAAGGATGTGCTGGACCGTTTTGCCAATCCTTTTATTGCGCACAAACTCATCAGCATTACTTTCCAGGAAAGTGCTAAAATGAATGCCCGTAATGTACGCACGCTGGTACGTTACTTTGATAAGTATAAAAAATTGCCGGAACATATGTGCCTGGGATTTGCAGCGATGCTGCTGTTCCTGAAACCAACACGTATAGAAGGTGGAAAATATTATGGCAGCCGTGGTACAGAAGAGTATGTGATCACAGATGACAATGCAGGCATCTTTGCGGAGCATTGGAATAATCATACTTCCATCCAGCAACTGGTAGAACATGTTTGCGCGGATGAACGCCTGTGGGAAAGTGATCTGGCCACTATTCCAGGTTTTACGGCGATAGTATCCAGTCATTTGGAGGCATTGCAGCAGGAGGGTGTAAAACAGTTTATGGATCTGATGAAACAAAAAAAATAA
- the uxaC gene encoding glucuronate isomerase — MKGFLTEDFLLQTETAKRLYFDYARSMPVIDYHNHLPPDEIAQDKTFKNLTEIWLKGDHYKWRAMRANGVPEQFITGDVDDFTKFRHWAATTPYTMRNPLYHWSHMELRNPFGITALLNEQHAEGIYNDCNAQLPHFSTQKLLQHFKVDTLCTTDDPTDSLEHHQAIANKPFGTRVLPTFRPDKAMAIDNPAVFNAFVNKLAEVSNNSISTFNDLLEALHSRHTYFHEMGGRLSDHGINTFYFKQYTQQELENIFQKARNSQPVSAHEYEQFATAVLLAICEWNHERGWAQQFHTGAIRNNNSRLLQLLGADAGVDSIGDWRMAEAMSAFFNTLDKKDKLAKTIVYNLNPAYNEVFATMAGNFQDGTVPGKIQFGSGWWFMDQKDGMEKQMNALSNMGLLSRFVGMLTDSRSFLSYSRHEYFRRILCNLIGNDVEKGELPNDIPWLGKMVQDICYYNAKAYFGF, encoded by the coding sequence ATGAAGGGATTTTTGACTGAAGATTTTTTACTGCAAACGGAAACGGCTAAACGATTATACTTTGACTATGCCCGATCCATGCCGGTTATTGATTATCACAATCACCTGCCACCAGATGAAATAGCGCAGGATAAAACGTTTAAGAACCTTACGGAGATATGGCTGAAAGGAGACCATTATAAATGGCGCGCCATGCGTGCCAATGGTGTACCGGAACAATTCATCACCGGCGACGTGGATGATTTTACCAAATTCCGTCATTGGGCAGCTACCACGCCATATACTATGCGCAACCCGCTGTATCATTGGTCGCACATGGAACTGCGTAATCCTTTTGGCATCACGGCGCTGCTGAATGAGCAACATGCAGAAGGGATTTACAACGACTGTAATGCACAACTGCCACACTTCTCCACACAAAAACTGCTGCAACATTTTAAGGTGGATACGTTGTGTACAACGGACGATCCCACTGATTCACTGGAGCATCACCAGGCGATTGCAAACAAGCCTTTCGGTACACGGGTATTGCCTACGTTCCGTCCGGATAAAGCCATGGCCATAGATAATCCTGCCGTATTTAATGCATTCGTCAACAAACTGGCGGAGGTTAGCAATAACAGCATTTCTACTTTCAACGACTTACTGGAGGCGCTTCACAGCCGGCATACCTACTTTCATGAAATGGGTGGCCGCCTGAGTGATCATGGTATCAATACTTTTTATTTTAAACAATATACCCAGCAGGAGCTGGAAAATATTTTTCAGAAAGCAAGGAACAGTCAGCCGGTAAGCGCGCATGAGTATGAACAATTTGCCACTGCTGTGTTGCTGGCAATTTGTGAATGGAACCATGAAAGAGGCTGGGCGCAACAGTTTCACACAGGGGCTATCAGAAATAATAATTCCCGTTTGTTGCAGTTATTAGGGGCAGATGCTGGTGTGGATTCTATCGGCGACTGGCGCATGGCAGAAGCGATGAGCGCCTTTTTTAATACACTTGACAAGAAAGATAAACTGGCCAAAACGATTGTGTATAATCTCAATCCTGCCTATAACGAAGTGTTTGCCACCATGGCAGGTAATTTCCAGGATGGCACGGTGCCGGGAAAAATTCAGTTTGGTTCAGGATGGTGGTTCATGGATCAGAAAGATGGTATGGAAAAGCAGATGAATGCGCTGAGCAATATGGGTTTACTGAGTCGTTTTGTAGGTATGCTGACTGATTCCAGAAGTTTTCTGTCTTATTCCCGGCATGAATATTTTCGTCGTATTTTGTGTAACCTCATCGGTAATGATGTAGAGAAGGGAGAATTACCCAATGATATTCCATGGTTGGGGAAGATGGTACAGGATATTTGTTACTACAATGCTAAAGCTTATTTTGGATTTTAA